Proteins from a single region of Melanotaenia boesemani isolate fMelBoe1 chromosome 3, fMelBoe1.pri, whole genome shotgun sequence:
- the ubap2a gene encoding ubiquitin-associated protein 2a isoform X3 produces MMSSLGSDKARGPREKALPAVTQTSQPQKQIQATAEQIRLAQMIYDKNDADFEDKVNQLMEVTGKNQDECMVALHDCNEDVSRAINFLLESTSDMTSWETVGKKKPLVKEGPSESKENKENREKKGEREASKGRAAATRKGKGQRNRQGVRPEENGVEVTAVERSSDRGRRVKGGRGSGVRGRGKAPTGSRFSAQGMGTFNPADYTSEAGTGTTQTEVWDTVTNNSTDGTVAWRKTLEDWTAEDWSEDVSLSETKVFTSSCAPAAENHITPGQSLDLSALLQKPGVGGREAPSSSSNHSLVFTNSHHHQQPPPSRSTTSSTSYAHAALSSVLGAGFGDLGQAKRPPPSAGAQILEQLKGPGLGQLPSSQTAPPVSTQGSNTSIGRLPGLGGPVPPPSSSGWDLKASESNTTPLSSQFSREFGLQPEPSLVLSQLVQRHTGPSLPLARQPSPPSQQAAPPASASPAPQHTSTPAQAGPVMAAGGVKPPASSAALDPQGSGMPQQQRVQLKGPKRRIPPASKIPSTAVEMPGSADVPGLNLQFGALDFGSESALPEFGVVDNCVGAVSRESTPAPASAPAASGPGTQSQTSLYSKPLSESLGSPLSVALPPPLSSSEPIYHSSSVALSSLAPSLGTASSTNPPSSSTTSTTSSSVPSSSSPFTSVGGSYDGTIPPHTRLAFSQSKEATGPVMNGLNGVRTSAALDTSSASSTPKPESPSININANGPSAPSSHLPSTLTAHSSAALSNLAQELPSASQLNTLNSHVSSHSSVSALGSSSLTYTSVDSSTVSSLAPSSGSYTSSQPPASSLHTAHNSSNSSSSISHLANMPSMGNNMSSTVGGITGTSGLHSAATIATSTALGLGSNGATATSNLSAPRNTPLLSSTGKAPPNLSQGVPPLLPNQYIMGPGGLLPAYPQIYGYEDLHMLQSRLPMPSLQDYYGITFPGPTATLSGRDGSLANNPYSGEVTKFGRNDSTSPAPPTSLATQQPPQAQSQGQTQAQPQPPQAQPQPQGQPQHHSSQQAFLPPGYSYTGLPYYPGVPGAVPSAAAFQYGPTMFVPPGGPGPASAKQHSMGLGLGNPSASPFQQQAQQQPSGYGQHTFSSGYEELTAGPAGVEYGKGYNSSSQAQAKSAAAGPGKGVSVTSSNSGVPDISGSVYNKTQSFDKQGFHAGTPPPFSLPSALGGPGPLNPGAAPGGYAPAPFLHILPHQQPHSQLLHHHLAQDGQGVPSQRGQSSSLQQKSQVNKSSYGSSPYWAN; encoded by the exons atgatgAGCTCGCTGGGCAGCGACAAGGCCCGGGGCCCTCGGGAGAAAGCGCTGCCAGCTGTCACTCAGACATCACAACCACAGAAACAAATACAG GCTACTGCGGAGCAGATCCGACTTGCCCAGATGATCTATGACAAGAATGATGCTGACTTTGAGGACAAAGTTAACCAG CTGATGGAAGTGACTGGGAAGAACCAAGATGAGTGTATGGTAGCGCTCCATGACTGCAATGAGGATGTCAGCAGAGCCATCAATTTCCTCCTGGAGAGCACCTCAGACATG ACCTCATGGGAAACGGTGGGGAAGAAGAAGCCCCTGGTGAAGGAGGGCCCATCAGAAAGCAAGGAGAATAAGGAGAATAGGGAGAAGAAAGGAGAGAGGGAGGCAAGCAAGGGCCGTGCTGCAGCCACCCGCAAAGGCAAGGGGCAAAGGAACCGACAGG GAGTGCGTCCGGAGGAGAATGGCGTGGAGGTGACAGCTGTGGAGAGAAGTTCAGACCGAGGTCGAAGGGTTAAAGGTGGCAGAG GATCTGGAGTTCGAGGTCGAGGGAAAGCCCCAACAGGGAGCAGGTTCTCAGCCCAGGGCATGGG GACTTTCAACCCTGCCGACTATACCTCAGAGGCTGGAACTGGGACCACACAAACAGAGGTTTGGGACACAGTGACCAACAACAGCACAGATGGAACAG TTGCCTGGAGAAAAACTTTGGAAGACTGGACAGCTGAGGACTGGAGTGAGGATGTCAGT CTCTCAGAGACCAAAGTGTTCACCTCCTCATGTGCACCAGCTGCTGAGAACCATATCACACCTGGGCAAAG tctggaTCTTTCCGCTCTGCTGCAGAAACCTGGGGTTGGGGGAAGAGAGGCACCTTCATCTTCTTCTAATCATAGTTTGGTCTTCACCAACTCccaccatcaccagcagccGCCCCCCAGTCgcagcaccaccagcagcacAAGCTACGCACATGCTGCTCTG TCATCAGTTCTGGGAGCTGGTTTTGGGGACTTGGGCCAGGCCAAGAGGCCTCCGCCCAGTGCTGGAGCTCAGATACTGGAACAGTTGAAAGGTCCTGGCTTGGGTCAGTTGCCTTCATCTCAGACAGCTCCTCCTGTGAGCACCCAAGGAAGCAACACCTCCATTGGTCGATTGCCAGGTCTTGGAGGACCTGTACCTCCGCCATCCTCCTCTGGTTGGGATCTGAAGGCTTCAGAGTCCAACACAACCCCATTGTCTTCACAGTTCAGCC GTGAGTTTGGACTGCAGCCAGAGCCTTCGCTTGTGCTTAGCCAGCTGGTTCAGAGGCACACAGGCCCCTCCTTGCCTCTGGCACGCCAGCCCAGTCCTCCATCGCAACAAGCAGCACCCCCTGCGTCAGCATCGCCTGCTCCCCAACACACCAGCACGCCAGCACAGGCCGGTCCGGTGatggctgctggtggtgttaAACCTCCTGCCTCTAGTGCAGCACTGGACCCTCAGGGAAGCGGTATGCCACAGCAGCAACGGGTGCAGCTCAAAGGTCCAAAACGAAGGATACCTCCCGCATCCAAG ATCCCCTCCACAGCAGTGGAAATGCCAGGCTCAGCTGATGTCCCTGGGTTAAATCTGCAGTTTGGAGCGCTTGATTTCGGCTCGGAGTCAGCTTTGCCAGAGTTTGGAGTTGTGGACAATTGTGTGGGTGCAGTATCCAGGGAGTCCACACCTGCACCTGCCTCAGCACCAGctgcatcaggaccaggaaCACAGAGCCAAACAAGTCTGTACTCAAAACCGCTAAG TGAGTCACTGGGCAGCCCTCTCTCTGTTGCCCTGCCTCCGCCCCTCTCCTCATCAGAGCCAATATATCACTCCTCCTCTGTGGCGCTGTCTAGTCTCGCTCCTTCATTAGGGACAGCCAGCTCCACCAATCCTCCATCCTCTTCAACAACCTcaaccacctcctcctccgtaccctcctcctcctcccccttcaCATCAGTGGGGGGAAGCTACGATGGGACGATACCCCCTCACACACGGCTGGCCTTCTCACAGAGCAAAGAGGCCACGGGGCCAGTGATG AATGGTCTGAATGGTGTAAGGACGTCTGCTGCTCTAGACA CTTCATCAGCTTCTTCCACACCGAAGCCAGAGTCGCCATCTATTAACATCAATGCCAATGGTCCGTCAGCACCTTCGTCCCACTTACCCTCCACCCTGACTGCACACAGTTCAGCTGCACTCTCTAACCTGGCGCAGGAGCTGCCCTCAGCGAGCCAACTCAACACACTGAATAG CCATGTCAGCAGTCATTCCTCAGTTTCAGCTCTGGGATCCAGCTCTCTCACT TACACCAGTGTTGACAGCAGCACCGTGAGCTCTCTGGCTCCTTCGTCTGGCTCTTACACCTCATCGCAGCCTCCAGCCTCATCACTCCACACAGCCCACAACAGCAGCAACAGtagcagcagcatcagccaCCTGGCCAACATGCCCAGCATGGGCAACAACATGAGCAGCACAGTTGGCGGTATTACTGGCACAAGTGGACTTCACTCCGCTGCCACCATCGCCACCAGCACAGCGCTGGGACTTGGCTCCAATGGAGCTACTGCCACATCCAACCTCTCTGCACCAAGGAACACACCCCTGCTCTCCTCCACTG GTAAAGCTCCTCCTAACCTGTCCCAGGGAGTGCCTCCTCTACTGCCCAACCAGTATATCATGGGCCCCGGGGGGCTGCTGCCTGCTTACCCA CAGATCTACGGCTATGAGGACCTCCATATGCTCCAGTCCAGACTGCCAATG CCCTCTTTGCAGGATTACTATGGAATCACATTCCCTGGCCCCACGGCAACTCTCTCTGGCAGAGACGGAAGCCTAGCCAACAACCCTTACTCAG GTGAAGTCACAAAGTTTGGCAGGAATGACTCCACCTCCCCAGCACCCCCTACCAGCCTGGCCACCCAACAGCCTCCACAGGCCCAAAGCCAAGGACAGACCCAGGCCCAGCCTCAGCCTCCTCAGGCCCAGCCTCAGCCCCAAGGCCAGCCGCAGCACCACAGCAGTCAGCAGGCCTTTCTGCCACCAGGCTACAGCTACACAGGCCTGCCTTACTACCCCGGAGTGCCCGGCGCCGTGCCCAGTGCTGCTGCCTTCCAGTATGGGCCCACCATGTTCGTTCCTCCCGGAGGCCCAGGACCTGCTTCAGCCAAGCAACACAGCATGGGCCTCGGCCTGGGAAACCCTTCAGCTAGCCCCTTCCAGCAGCAGGCACAGCAGCAGCCCAGCGGTTATGGCCAGCACACCTTCAGCTCAG GGTATGAGGAGCTGACAGCAGGGCCAGCAGGAGTAGAATATGGTAAAGGCTACAACTCCTCGTCACAGGCACAAGCcaaatctgctgctgcaggtcCTGGGAAAG GTGTCTCAGTAACATCCAGTAACTCCGGTGTGCCAGACATCAGTGGAAGTGTTTACAATAAGACCCAG TCTTTTGATAAGCAGGGTTTCCATGCGGGGACCCCACCTCCCTTTAGCCTGCCATCAGCGCTTGGGGGTCCAGGGCCCCTGAACCCTGGAGCAGCTCCCGGAGGCTATGCACCTGCCCCATTCCTCCACATCCTGCCTCACCAGCAACCCCACTCACAGCTGCTGCATCACCATCTAGCTCAGGATGGACAG GGTGTTCCCAGCCAGCGGGGTCAGTCCAGCAGCCTGCAACAAAAGAGCCAAGTCAACAAGTCGAGCTACGGCAGCTCCCCTTACTGGGCCAACTGA